The Lewinellaceae bacterium DNA window GCCCGGGCATACCGGGATGCACGTATCAACCGGATCTACGAAGGGACCAATGAAATTAATCGGTTGGTTATCATTGACATGGTTTTCCGGAAAGCACTTAAAGGAGAGCTTGACCTGGTAAATGCTGCCTGGGCAGTCCAGAAAGAATTGGCTAAAATGCCTTCGCTGGCGGGAGCAAATTCCAATCCGTATGCAGCAGAAGAGATGGCGATTGAGAACATGCGCAAGCTCGTTCTCATGGTCATTGGCGCCGCAGGAAAGATGCAGATGGATGGCCAGCTGGACCTGAAGAACGAACAAGAGATCACCATGAACGGTGCAGACATGATCATGGACCTGTTTGCATCTGAATCCTTATTGTTGCGTGTCCGCAAGCTGGATGAAATGGGCAAAAAAGAGGCTTATCACGACGACGTGATGAAAGTACAATTTTGGGAGGCCAGTCAGCACATTGCTAAAACAGCTCGCGAAGCCATCAACTCTTTTGCATCCGGTGATTTACAGCGTACTTTTTTGATGGGCGTAAAACGTTTCGATCAATATCCTCCGGTAAATATAAAAGAGGCTCGCAGACGCATAGCTCAGCATTTATTGACAGCTAATGAATACAATATGTAAGGTCATATTACGACTTTACGGAAAGAAAAAGATCTGGCTCCGGCCGGATCTTTTTTTATACAGGATGGATCAGAGTATGTTTGATCAGAGCGATCAGGTATTCCTTCCATTCGTCGAGCTGGACGGTGTGCAAAGAATGTTTTCTTCCCGCCAGATTGGTTAGCTTAAGGTAGCCCAATACCATTGCCCAGGCACTCAGATACAGCATCTCCGGCTTGCGATTATCGTGAATGGAGCCATCCTCCATTCCCCGCTTAATTTCCTGGACTACAATACTAACCGGTATGTTATGAATGTCTTTCAATCGCATAAAGTAGACGCTTCCCTTTAAAGCATCGGAGAGTTTGTCTTCATTATTGCCGGCAGAGGTGGAACGGATAACCGCGGTGTAGTCCAGCATGGCCTCAGTGTACAAGGGGTATTTCTGACTAAAGTCGAAATAGGTGTTCATCAGTGCAACAACACTGTTCAGACCATTTTCCGATTTGTTTTGCTGAATTGCTGCATACATCAGATCATTGAGCAATGATAATGCCCGGTAGACGATGGCCATATACAGGTTCTCCTTGCTTTCAAAATAGAAATAGACGCTGGCTTTTGACATGCCGGCCTCTTCGCCTACCCATTCCATTTTGGCATTGGTAAACCCGTGGCGATGGAAAACCCGTTCTGCGGCATCCAGTATATTGTGTTCTTTATTACTCCTGCGGGACGTTTTGACCATAGGCTGATCTTACTTCCACCGATTGGTCTATTGGTTTGTGAACCAATCAGTTCGTAAATTTGTAGTTTATTTTTCATAATTACTAATCGCATGAGTAAAAATGGCCGGGTTCTGGTGGCAATGAGCGGAGGCATAGACAGCACGGTGACTGCTATGATGCTGCATGATCAAGGGTATGAAGTGGTTGGGATAACCATGAAAACCTGGGATTATGCCAATGTGGGAGGCAGTCATAAAGAGACCGGATGCTGCAGCCTGGATTCCATCAACGACGCCCGTGAAGTGGCCGTAAAGGTGGGGTTTCACCATTTCATCATCGATATCCGGGATGAATTCGGTGATTATGTCATCCATAATTTTGTGGATGAATACATGGCCGGCCGGACACCGAATCCATGTGTCCTCTGCAATACACACATCAAGTGGAGAGCTTTATTGCGCCGGGCGGATGCACTGGATTGCGGTTTGATTGCTACAGGGCATTATGCGACCATTAACGAGCTGAATGGGAGGAAATACATTACCAGGTCCCAGGATCCCGATAAAGATCAATCGTATGTCCTTTGGGGTCTGGATCAGGAATGCCTGAACCGGAGCCTTTTTCCCATCGGAGGTTTCCGGAAGGAACAGGTTCGGCAAATGGCCTACGACTGGGGGTATGAAGAACTTTCAAAAAAAGCGGAGAGTTACGAGATCTGTTTTGTGCCCGATAATGACTATCGGGGATTTCTCAGGCGACAGGTTCCCGAAATTGATGACCGCTTGAATGGCGGGTCCTTTGTGGATACCGAGGGGAATATCATTGGTCAGCATGCCGGTTATCCTTTCTACACCATTGGGCAGCGCAAGGGTCTTGGTACGGCCTTCGGAAGTCCGAAATATGTGGTCGAAATAAAACCCGGGACAAATGAAGTGGTGTTAGGAGACCTTGAAGATCTTGTCCGCAACGGCATGTACGTTTACAAAACCAATGCGATGAAATATGAAAAAATCCCCGACGGGATGGAAGTCGTTTCAAAGGTACGTTATCATGATGCCGGGACTCTCAGCACGGTGAACCAGGAGGGAGACCGTCTACGGGTAGATTTTCATGCGCATGTCCGGGGAGTGGCTCCTGGGCAATCCGCTGTATTTTATGAAGGTGACGACATTGTGGGAGGGGGTATTATCCATTCGAGTTTAAACAGTCTATGAGGAGAATCTTGCTAATAGCGACACTGGGTATCGTCTTAATCAATGCCTGCAGGAAGGATAATAAGGTTCTCCCGGATAGTTTTTACGCCTACGATTATTATCCGCTGGAGATCGGAAAATACTGGATCTACCAGATAGATTCATCCATTTATGATCCTACTGTGAGCGGACAGCCCTTTCGTGTAAGTTCAACCATCGTGAGGACTACTATGATCGATACATTCCGGGATGGAGCAGGTGTGCTGAATTATGTGACGGAATATGCGGTCCAGGATAGTGCAACCCAGCAATGGAAGCCAGCATATCTGGGCCGTGCCTCCCGGACTGCGACAGAAGCTTTCCTGGATGAGGATAACCGGAAACTGGTAAAAATGACCTTCCCTCCGGTAACTGGGACACACTGGGATGGCACCCGTTATTTCAATGAACAGACCATCGTGCTGGTTGCCGGTGAACCCATTGAAATGTACAAAGAGTGGGATCCTCGGGTTGTATCCACCGATGAAGCAGGCACCATTGGTGGGGATGCATACGATAAGATCCTGAGCATTGAATATGCGGATGCAGAGAGCCGCATAGAGAAAAGATTTGCCCTCGAAAAATATGCCCGTGGTATCGGGCTGGCTTACCGGGAATATTGGATCCTGGATACCCAGCTCAATACCGATGATCGTCCCTGGGATCAGAAAGCCCAACGCGGATTTATTTTTACACAGGTATTAATCGATCACAACTGATGCTCAGACAAGTATTGATTGGAAAGGTTTTGAAATCAACCGGAGCACAAGGATCGGTGAAGGTACAGCTGGATCCGCCCTGGGATGATTTGGGTGATCAGTTGTCCGTCGTGCTGCTTGACCTGGAAGGAGACCGTGTTCCGTATTTCATCGACTCGAGTCATTATGCGGATACCTGGATATGGCATTTTGATGATGTCCATTCTCCGGAAGAGGCTAAAATGCTCAGTTTGACACCAGTATATGCGCTGGAGAAAGATATTCCTCAAGCAGATCAACGCAGAGAAGAGAGCCCGGATTACAACTTTTTATCCGGATGGGTAATTCATACGGTTGAAGGCAAGACGATCGGTACCATAAGCGAAGTCCGGGAATTTCCGGAGCAGTGGATGGCGATTCTGGAAATTTCCGGTAATGAAAAAATGATCCCTTTGGTAGACGCATTCATCCTTGTCCTGGACCAAAAGAAGCAAGTGATAACCATGGATTTACCGGAAGGTTTGCTGGACCTTTAACGGGCAAGCAGCATATCACTGTACGAATGGCTACAGAGGTCCCCTGGATGGATTCCCAGTTCTTTCTGATAATACTGACACTGGATTTCCAGGTCTTCGATGCTCCTTAAGCCTTCCTCATCGATGGCTTCGATTTCAACAAATTGGCCTAAATCTTTTACTTCGTCAATATGAAACTTCACGTTGTCGATGAAGTAGATGTGTCGCTGCTTGTCAACGGTGACCAGCACTGGAAGCACCTTGGTTAAAACCTGGTACAGCTGATCCGCATCGGCCGGAGGATAAAGTGATACTTCAGAAAGTTTCTGACTCGCAACATTGGGTCTGTGATAGGCAATAAGGTTATTTTCAATGGTGCCCTGACGTAGTTTCAGCCGACCGCTGGGAACCTGGAAATAGGTATCCACCTGATGATCCCTGCCCTTGTATCTCCCGTTCCTTGCCAGGTATTCCCGGACAACTGTCTCATCGGGACATCGTGCCTTAAGTTCAATGCTTCGTATTGCCATGTCAACGATTAACTGCTTTGCAATTTATTGAACTCCAAATTAATCCTGGAACTTCTTTGAAACCTAAATAAAAAAGGAAAAAGTCTATTTATTCACAGTGCTCATGTTAACCCATTTCACTTAGCGTAATTCTACTTCGACTGGAGTATCTTTTGTTAAGATTCGCTCTAATACCAGGCCGCCTGGTGAGCTTATTCTGACGTGAATGTTAGCTCCACGCCGGGTGACTTCAATGTCAAATTGTTTATTGAATGCCTTTACATTTTTCAGGGTCATGAAATCCCAGTGTTCCGGCAATCGGGGCAATAATTCGAATTTATTCAATCCTATCGGGGTGATTCCAAACATTCCTTCTGTAATCACCCGGCAATACAGACCGCTCTCGGCAGCAAGATGCCGCTGGTTTCCTTCGGGCCATGCTTCTACCGGGTAAGGGACATGATCCCCCAATAATCTTCTTGCGGAATAATACGAGAGATAAGGCATGAGTTGTTCGGTAGCCCCTGAATTAAACAGACCTCTGAATGCATATAAGGTTGATCTGTCCCAGAATGTTTCACTCCCAGCCTCGGTAAGAATTCCGTTCTCAGTCCACAAATAAGGTGATAATAGCGCTTGTATGGTTGCTTCCTTACGGGTGAAAATACCCATGGTTAAAGGAAGGCAAATCCAGGAACGCAGTTTGTCGTTGCCATCAAAGTACTGATAGGTATCGAATCCCTGTACATTGGCCCCAAAATACCTCTCCATGGCATTTTGCAGATCAGCTGCTTTTTGTAGGTAGATCCTGGCCGTATCGGGTTTTCCCAGTTCGCTGGCCAGTTGCGAAGCACTCCGGTATGCACCATAGGTTAGGGCATTGGTCGATAGGTTATAATCTCCCGCCGGGAAACGTCCTTCGAGTTCATCGGAGTCAGACGCAATAATGCCTTCACCGGATTTTTTAGTTTCGAGGTATTGTATGCACCAGCGTATCAATGGCCAGAATTCGGTAGCAATATCTCGGTTACCATAGGCCATTGCAAAGCGGGAAGCTCCGTATGCGATCATGGCCTGGTCTCCGCGATCACCCGCCCCATTCCAGAAATCGACACCCTCAGCAATTATGGAGCTGGGAATGGGCTTGAACTCCGGATTCATGTACCGTGCAAAATGCCGAAAACTGTTGATGGCCGATTCATTGCCTTCCAGATTTCCGAGAAATGGGAAAAACGGGTTTACATATTCGGCCTGGTCATTGGCCCATATGGCCGCATAATATGCTCCACCACCCGGACCATGCATCAGACCTCCCTTGGTGTCGTAAATACTTTCTGTGGCACGAATTTTTGCAAACGAAAATTCCGTATCAATGGTGTCGTTTGGCGTATCGAGTACCAAACTTCCAAATAGCTCATCAATAAACTTTTCCCGTTTTGCAAGCTCATAAACCTGTGAATAATTATAGGCCTGATCACAGGTCTTTCGGCCTGAGTAAATCATACCCAGTGAGATGCTCTCCTGTGGTTTTAACCGGAAAGACCCCGGATTTTTCATTTCAACCGATAAAATATATTCACCATAGACACCCTGGTCTGCCGGTGTCTTAATGGTTACGGAGCTAAAATCAACTGAAAGATCGCAGCTATTGACACTCGTGTTCTGGATGGTTATTACTTCAAGGAATGCAGCCTTGTCTCTCGAAGGGAACAGGGTTCGTTCGATGGAAACATCCTTATTGGTCATACTCTTTACCTTAAGTATTCCTTTAAGGTTAAATGATAAAGGGAATTCTTTGACGGTTGTACCGTCAACAATGATCCTGGGTTGTTCACTACCATCAAAGTCCTGTCTTAAACTGGCGTGCGTATTGTTTGGGATGGTACGTAACATCGGGAAAACCAATCTTTTAGAATTGATAAGCTCTCCGGATTCGCTGACACCGTAGGTGAGTATGGCAGAAATATTTAATCCGCTCATTTCGATATGGTCGGAATGGTTTTGGGCCTTTTCTACATTCCAGGTGATGCTTTCATCCGTAGAAAGTGCCCAGGTAAGATTCCGCTCCTGAGCGAATGCATGAAGACTAACGATTAAAAGCGGGATTGTATAAAATTTTTTCATGGTCAAATGGTTTGAGTTCTCCCGACAAATCCTGGAATTACCTATTTACAGGATTGCGGCTGGCAATCTGTTAAACCTTGATAGGGTTAAAATTAGGAGGCAGGGATTGCAGTAGGGTGCGAAATATCGCCAAGCTTCAGAATGTCCTGTCAGCTGTTGGAAGCGACGCGGTTTACTTCTTTCCACACTCTCCAGACATTCTTATAACAAACCTTTGCAATGTCTTCTTCTGAATATCCCTTTTTAAGCAGGAGGTAAATCAGATTAGGATAGTCACCCACATCTTTCAGTCCGGTCGGGAGTGAATCGCCGACACCATCAAAATCAGAGCCTATACCGACGTGATCAATCCCTGCCAGTTTCACGACGTGATCAATGTGATTGGCAACAGTTTCAACATCCGCAAACAGGGAAGGGTGGGAGTCACGGTATTGATCGATGATCTTTCTTGCTTCCGGTGAATCTTCCGCTACGCCAGCCTTTTCAATCAGCTTGGCCAGTTCTTCACGCTGTTCGGTACGTTTGACTTCAATAGAGCCATCCAGGAAAGCAGATCCAAAATTGATCTGGATCACACCACCTTTCTTTCCGAGTAATTCAATCATTTCATCACTCATATTCCGCTCGAAGCCTGGTGTGAATTTGCGGCAGGACGAATGAGAGGCGATTACCGGCGCTTTGCTCAATTGCATGACCTGGTAGAATGTGCTGTCACTAACGTGGCTGACGTCGACCATGATGCCTACCCGGTTCATTTCCGCGATTACTTCCTTGCCAAAAGGACTTAAGCCCTGCCAGTGTCGCTCCGGGTCGTAGGAACTATCACAGATTTGATTCCATTTGGAATGAGTGAGTGTGATGTACCGGATGCCCCGGTTGTAGAAATAACCGACATTGGCCAGGTCTTCGCCTATTGGGGCTCCGTTTTCCATACCCATGGGCAGCGAGATTAATCCCTTTTGAAAATTGGCATCAATTTCTTCCGGGCTGCGACCGGGAGCAAATTTATCCGGATGCGCGCTGATAATTCCCTCAACCATATTGATCAGTGAATCTGCAAACTCTTTGGCACCTCCCTGTTGATAGGAGGCGGGAATATAGATGCTCATAAAAGGAGCATCCAAGCCTCCTTTTTTCGCGCGAACGTAATCGAAGTCACCCTCCTTGGTTTCTACGGGTATTCCCATAAATTCCTTTTCCAGACGAAAGTTTTTCACTTTAAGCCGGTAGGGCAGGTCAACATGTCCATCGGTGATGATGTATTTATGGGCCAGCTCGTTGGCTTTAATCCATTGGGGATTATCCTGTGATATAATGGTCTGTTGCATTTTTTGGTTGCATGCATTTATAAGGAAGAGGAGAATAATGATCAATCCGAATGACCTCATGCGATCTGACTTTTGTTTTTCCATTGAATCCGGCGAGAAGATAGCTCTTTCCGGACTGATGGAGAAGTCAGAACGCCAATTATGTCCACTATCGCGTAGAATCCTGAATTATTGCTGCTGGACCATTCGTTGGGAAAGATCGTAACGATCGCCCGGCTTGAGGACATAAAAGATCGGGCTACCCGGCAAATTATAGGAATATTCACGCCGATCTCCGGACCATTTTTTACCATCATAAACCAGGACATAACTCTTGCCAATCACTTCCGCAATTCCTTGATTGATGACAAAGGCCGTCCCTTCATCGGGAGCAATGCCTAAAAGACCCGGATGTGCATTGATCACTTCAAACAGGTCAAATTGGCGGTTGCGGGCCAGCACGTGCTGATCGATGGCAACATTGTTCAGGAATCCAAATCCCTCCTGATGGTCTCCCATCATCTCGGTGTTGCCTCCGGTGTCACCACGTACCAGATAAGAGCCCTGGATGGTGGCACCAGCTGATGTTCCGGCGATCACACCTCCGCGATCCAGCACGCCTTTCAGTGCGGTTTCAGTCTGGGTTCCCAGGTAACTGTCAGCTAATCGCCACTGGCGGCCACCGGTGATGAATACACCTGCGGCTTTTTCCAGATCCCGGTAGAAGCGCGGTGAGTTGGCCTCTTCCTTTGAGCGTGTGTGCAGCACACTGATCTTCTTAAATCCTGCACTCCGGAAGGGTGCGGTCAGTTGTTCGTACTTGGGATCCTTCGCCAGAGATTCATCGTCCCCGGCAGTAGGGATAATCACGATGGGCTGGTCCGTACCACCTGCCAGGTCTGCAAATTTGCTATAAATGGTTTCATCCAATTTGCCACCGCCAATAACCATCAGCGAGCCATGCTCGGGCGTCATGACCGGATGATGAGCTGCCTGCTGATTGACGTAATAACCGATGACTTCATTCCAGAGCCATCCGGCACGTTTCTGCAGTAGGGTCTTATCCCGGTCCAGCACAAATCCGTCCTTGATCAGTTGATCCACACAAACCGTGACTTGTTGTTCGTAGTCCATGCGGTCATGATAGAGGGATTTGATCGTAGGCCGTAAGTCTGTAGAAATCTCAGCCCCTTTATCCATGGAGAAAGGCATGATATACCCCTGGAAATCATCCAGTTCGTCCTGTGCGGCAGGCTTGCCATCCCGCAAACTCCATCCGGTGAAGGTGGCCAATGGAACGGACACTTCGAAATTCCGGATACCACCCAATTCGTTACCATTTTGATCCAATTGAGGGACCAGTGAAGTATAGGTGTTCAGTATTCGCGGCGGCTGATTTCGTATGATGCGGCGCTGCCAGGAGTCTCCAAAGTCCAGATTGTAGGCAACCTGGATGGCTTTCGGTTCGGGTAATGAGGCATTGATCGGAAAACGTACCTGATTTAAGGGGACCAGGGTCTTGCCTGCAATGGTGGGATACGTACTTGCCGGCGGTTCTTCCCCTTTATTAACCCAGTTGATCAGGCGAACCAATAATGCCCGGTAATTGGGCAGGTAATAAAGCGGATTTGATTTGAAAACCATTGAAGAGTCCCGCTGGCTTTTTGCATCCAGATGCAGCTGACCGACATAATGCTGGCCGCTGGCTATTTCGTAGATCCGTTCATTTTCATAAGGCATGACATCGCTTGTCCCGTCTATGCTGGTATGGATCAGGGAAGCGGCCCGCCCATAATATTCGTACCCGGTATTGATGTAGAATATCTTGGTTTCCCTGCCAAAATTGCCGCCCTTCATCAGGAGCCCATCCCGGTATTTACCGTTGGTTGAATCGACCTGGGCACGGCTGGTAAACGGGAACAAATCCGTAGGATAGAAAAACGAGGAATACCGGTGGCCGTCCCGGCTTGGTTGGGCAAAACGATGATTGAAACTGCCACGACCTCCTCCGGCTGTCATGATCATCATGCCATCATAAGCTTGCCGGTCGTATTCATCAATATTGAAACCGTCGTATAGATACTGACGCAGGAACCGACCAGTCTGGGAAACCCCTGCGGCAATACCTTTATTGACTTTGAATTCACAGTTGTTGTCGTATTTCATATAGGAGATCATGTCCCGGACTACAGCCAAGCCCAGTCCGACCGCTACGGGCTGGTCGGAGAAGTAAACCAGTTCATAAATTTTGCCAGGCTCAAATCCATTATTCATGTGGATGTATTCAGTACTGGGGACCAGAGAGTCACCTTCTTCTTTAGAGAATGACCATAATTTGGAGTCCACGATTTCACGTTTACCTTCCCGGCTGTCACGGACCGTTAACGAATTCAGTGTGCTGTTTACCTGTGGAGGGTAGGGTATTTGATTGCGGTGCCCCAGATATAAGGTAGATACCGGATCGTCAATGACCCAGTCACAACGAACCTGGCCGACCAGAGGGAATGAGTTGTTTGGTTTTAGTTTCGGAACGACCAGGTGCATCAGGCCATCCTGGTCAGGAACATCGAATTCCCAGCCAACCCATACCACAACCAGTCCCTGTTCCATCAAAAGACCATCACCAAATGCTTCCGGGTCATTGACATCCAGGCCGGTGTTCGTAGCCAGATTAAAATAGCGCATGGAAAATTTGCCGCCTCGGTTCGAGACTTCCACCAGGCCCACGCCGCTTGCTTTGGACATATCTGCAGGCTTCAGGATAACAATATTGGCGGTGGCTTCCACAAAACCAGCGTCGGATTTTTCAGCGAGGTCTATGTCGGTAACCCGTTGATTTTGTTTATTCAGCGGATCGAAGACAAAGGTGACTGTACCTTTCCATAATTCATAGGCACCAGAGTTACCGAACGTCTTGCCGTTTAATACGGTCTCTTTACTGGTAATATGAATGGATTGTACAGCAGCATGGACCCGGAGATTTAACAGAAGGGCCAGGGCCAAAATCATCATGCAGCGATAACAAAGATTGAATTGTCTGTTCATGAGAAACTCAAATTTGAAGTGAACACGAAGGGGGAAAACCATCGGACCGTGAAGAACTCTGATTTCAAGCTTAAGACCCGATGCCTCCTACGTTCTAAGGGATTTAAACGACAGGCAGCAAAATGGAATTGTTTTATATGGTCGAATAAAGCGCTAATGATCAGCCTTTTACCATGGAAGCCCTGGTTAAGGATGGCTGGTTCAGCAACGTCCAGAAAGATCTCAGAGGGAGGAATGACTCGCTTCGGCTTAAGGTTCAACACACGTATAATTCCGGTGGCGCAATGATACTAAATATTTGAGTTATTCTGTTCGTGCAGCAGGGCCAGAAGGCCGGGAATAACAATTCCTTAAGTTATTTCAATGCGATTAAGTGTAAAATAGAAAAGGCTGTCTGCGCACAACAGACAGCCTTTATAACCGAACTATTTCACAAATTAATAGGTCAAAATCACTTCCAATTCAAATTCATCATAGATCGTCTTGTCTCCCAGATTCTCAAAGAAACTCCCTGAGCCATAACGAATGTTGAATTCTGAACGGTCGACGGTTATGGTTGCAGTGGCTGTATTTGCTTCTGCTTTTGCCATAAACCGGACTTCCTTGGTGATCCCTTTAATCGTCAGATTACCTACGATTTTGTAATCACCGGGAGTTCCTCTGCTGACCACCTGAGTGATTACCAACGTGGAGACCGGAAAGTTCTCTACACCGAAAAAGTCATCCGATTTGAGATGTCCAACCAATTTATCGTTCCACTCTCCCTGTAAGTCCTCACATGAAATGGTCGACATGTCCATGGTGAATGAACCTCCGGTGAGCATTCCGTTTTCCCAGGTCAAAGATCCGTCTTTCAAGGCAATTTTGCCATGATGTTGGCCGGTCACTTTATATCCTTTCCAGGATATCTGGCTTTTTTCAACGTTAACTTTGGTTTCTACGGGTGGATTACCAGCCAATAGAGCGCTACCAATACCGGCAATAGCCCAAATTAAAAAGAGTTTTCTCATAAAACATCGATTTGATTGTTATAATTGATTGATTAATCACGCATTTTATCCAGGAGAGCATTCAATTGTTCCATTTCTTTTTCAGACATTTTATACAAATGCTCAACCGTAGCTTTATCCATGGCATCTGACGCCTCTGCGATAAGGTTTAGTCCCGCCGGAGTGATCCCAATATCCACCTGCCTCCGGTCTTTCGGGCATATGATACGCTCGACCCACCCTTTTTGGATCAGTTTATCTATAAGCCTGGAAGTATTGGACATCTTATCAATCATCCTTTCGGTGATCTCCTTTAAGGAATAGGTCTTAGGGTACCGTCCACGGAGTATCCTCAGGATATTGAATTGCTGAATGGTTATGTCAAACGGGTCCAGCAGGTGCTTGTGCAAATGGGCGAAATGGGAAGCCGTAAAGGCCAGATTGATGATCAGTTTTGATTGCGGACTGACAAATTTGCTCGATTTGATGGCTTCTTCAATTTTCACCCGACAAAAATATGTTGCAACATTAGTTGTATCAACAATTAAAATGTTAATGTAATCTTAAACTCTGATTCCACTCCGGCATTCAATTACGACTGTCATTACGACCCAGTCAAATGAAAGGAACGAGCGGAGAGCTCTCATGATGCAATTTCTAAGTATGTATATAGATGATACTTTGTTCGGTTGAGATTTCTCCATTCCGGCTCATCCTTCGCCTTCAGTCGAAATGACAATATGTTTTGGAAATTGCGCTTTTCAGGAGTGACTTAAACCCTGGTCATTGCCAGGGTTTAAGCCCAGATCATCTTCGATGCCCTTAGTGCTGAAGTATAATAATTTGCTTGACTATAGAGCCCTGATCCGTGTTGATCTTGAGCAGGTATGATCCGTCTGAAATTCCGGGAAGCTGCAAAGGAAGTGAAGGAGTAATCCAGCGTTGCAACGGTT harbors:
- a CDS encoding membrane dipeptidase, which codes for MRSFGLIIILLFLINACNQKMQQTIISQDNPQWIKANELAHKYIITDGHVDLPYRLKVKNFRLEKEFMGIPVETKEGDFDYVRAKKGGLDAPFMSIYIPASYQQGGAKEFADSLINMVEGIISAHPDKFAPGRSPEEIDANFQKGLISLPMGMENGAPIGEDLANVGYFYNRGIRYITLTHSKWNQICDSSYDPERHWQGLSPFGKEVIAEMNRVGIMVDVSHVSDSTFYQVMQLSKAPVIASHSSCRKFTPGFERNMSDEMIELLGKKGGVIQINFGSAFLDGSIEVKRTEQREELAKLIEKAGVAEDSPEARKIIDQYRDSHPSLFADVETVANHIDHVVKLAGIDHVGIGSDFDGVGDSLPTGLKDVGDYPNLIYLLLKKGYSEEDIAKVCYKNVWRVWKEVNRVASNS
- a CDS encoding TetR/AcrR family transcriptional regulator translates to MVKTSRRSNKEHNILDAAERVFHRHGFTNAKMEWVGEEAGMSKASVYFYFESKENLYMAIVYRALSLLNDLMYAAIQQNKSENGLNSVVALMNTYFDFSQKYPLYTEAMLDYTAVIRSTSAGNNEDKLSDALKGSVYFMRLKDIHNIPVSIVVQEIKRGMEDGSIHDNRKPEMLYLSAWAMVLGYLKLTNLAGRKHSLHTVQLDEWKEYLIALIKHTLIHPV
- a CDS encoding MarR family transcriptional regulator → MKIEEAIKSSKFVSPQSKLIINLAFTASHFAHLHKHLLDPFDITIQQFNILRILRGRYPKTYSLKEITERMIDKMSNTSRLIDKLIQKGWVERIICPKDRRQVDIGITPAGLNLIAEASDAMDKATVEHLYKMSEKEMEQLNALLDKMRD
- a CDS encoding cyanophycinase; amino-acid sequence: MNRQFNLCYRCMMILALALLLNLRVHAAVQSIHITSKETVLNGKTFGNSGAYELWKGTVTFVFDPLNKQNQRVTDIDLAEKSDAGFVEATANIVILKPADMSKASGVGLVEVSNRGGKFSMRYFNLATNTGLDVNDPEAFGDGLLMEQGLVVVWVGWEFDVPDQDGLMHLVVPKLKPNNSFPLVGQVRCDWVIDDPVSTLYLGHRNQIPYPPQVNSTLNSLTVRDSREGKREIVDSKLWSFSKEEGDSLVPSTEYIHMNNGFEPGKIYELVYFSDQPVAVGLGLAVVRDMISYMKYDNNCEFKVNKGIAAGVSQTGRFLRQYLYDGFNIDEYDRQAYDGMMIMTAGGGRGSFNHRFAQPSRDGHRYSSFFYPTDLFPFTSRAQVDSTNGKYRDGLLMKGGNFGRETKIFYINTGYEYYGRAASLIHTSIDGTSDVMPYENERIYEIASGQHYVGQLHLDAKSQRDSSMVFKSNPLYYLPNYRALLVRLINWVNKGEEPPASTYPTIAGKTLVPLNQVRFPINASLPEPKAIQVAYNLDFGDSWQRRIIRNQPPRILNTYTSLVPQLDQNGNELGGIRNFEVSVPLATFTGWSLRDGKPAAQDELDDFQGYIMPFSMDKGAEISTDLRPTIKSLYHDRMDYEQQVTVCVDQLIKDGFVLDRDKTLLQKRAGWLWNEVIGYYVNQQAAHHPVMTPEHGSLMVIGGGKLDETIYSKFADLAGGTDQPIVIIPTAGDDESLAKDPKYEQLTAPFRSAGFKKISVLHTRSKEEANSPRFYRDLEKAAGVFITGGRQWRLADSYLGTQTETALKGVLDRGGVIAGTSAGATIQGSYLVRGDTGGNTEMMGDHQEGFGFLNNVAIDQHVLARNRQFDLFEVINAHPGLLGIAPDEGTAFVINQGIAEVIGKSYVLVYDGKKWSGDRREYSYNLPGSPIFYVLKPGDRYDLSQRMVQQQ
- a CDS encoding class IV adenylate cyclase, with translation MAIRSIELKARCPDETVVREYLARNGRYKGRDHQVDTYFQVPSGRLKLRQGTIENNLIAYHRPNVASQKLSEVSLYPPADADQLYQVLTKVLPVLVTVDKQRHIYFIDNVKFHIDEVKDLGQFVEIEAIDEEGLRSIEDLEIQCQYYQKELGIHPGDLCSHSYSDMLLAR
- the mnmA gene encoding tRNA 2-thiouridine(34) synthase MnmA, translating into MSKNGRVLVAMSGGIDSTVTAMMLHDQGYEVVGITMKTWDYANVGGSHKETGCCSLDSINDAREVAVKVGFHHFIIDIRDEFGDYVIHNFVDEYMAGRTPNPCVLCNTHIKWRALLRRADALDCGLIATGHYATINELNGRKYITRSQDPDKDQSYVLWGLDQECLNRSLFPIGGFRKEQVRQMAYDWGYEELSKKAESYEICFVPDNDYRGFLRRQVPEIDDRLNGGSFVDTEGNIIGQHAGYPFYTIGQRKGLGTAFGSPKYVVEIKPGTNEVVLGDLEDLVRNGMYVYKTNAMKYEKIPDGMEVVSKVRYHDAGTLSTVNQEGDRLRVDFHAHVRGVAPGQSAVFYEGDDIVGGGIIHSSLNSL
- a CDS encoding YceI family protein translates to MRKLFLIWAIAGIGSALLAGNPPVETKVNVEKSQISWKGYKVTGQHHGKIALKDGSLTWENGMLTGGSFTMDMSTISCEDLQGEWNDKLVGHLKSDDFFGVENFPVSTLVITQVVSRGTPGDYKIVGNLTIKGITKEVRFMAKAEANTATATITVDRSEFNIRYGSGSFFENLGDKTIYDEFELEVILTY